A section of the Halopiger aswanensis genome encodes:
- a CDS encoding RNase P subunit p30 family protein produces the protein MYEAVHAHPDGQSTVARFARAAADYGFEGVVVRNPSGARADYDPDRIREEYGVDVVAGVEIRADNPQQASGAVGNYRTDETIVTVAGGTPAMNRFAVENEKVDVLARPMADEGDVNHVLAKAALENGVRLEFDLSPVLRTHGGRRVRELQSLRKLAEIVDYYDAPYVVSATPDSHLELRAPRELAALGEQIGLSSEFVEEGLAEWGRIAERNRHIQSESFIEPGVERGRYEEGS, from the coding sequence ATGTACGAGGCCGTCCACGCCCACCCCGACGGACAGAGTACGGTCGCCAGGTTCGCCCGCGCGGCCGCCGACTACGGCTTCGAGGGCGTGGTCGTGCGCAACCCGTCCGGCGCACGCGCCGACTACGACCCCGACCGGATTCGCGAGGAGTACGGCGTCGACGTCGTGGCGGGCGTCGAAATTCGGGCCGACAACCCCCAGCAGGCCAGCGGCGCGGTCGGCAACTACCGGACCGACGAGACCATCGTCACCGTCGCGGGCGGGACCCCGGCGATGAATCGCTTCGCCGTCGAGAACGAGAAGGTCGACGTACTCGCCCGCCCGATGGCCGACGAGGGCGACGTCAACCACGTCCTCGCGAAGGCCGCCCTCGAGAACGGCGTGCGCCTCGAGTTCGATCTCTCGCCGGTGCTACGAACCCACGGTGGCCGCCGAGTCCGCGAGTTGCAGTCGCTGCGCAAACTCGCTGAAATCGTCGACTACTACGACGCGCCCTACGTCGTGAGCGCGACGCCGGACTCGCACCTCGAGCTCCGGGCCCCGCGGGAACTGGCGGCGCTGGGCGAACAGATCGGCCTCTCGAGCGAGTTCGTCGAGGAGGGGCTCGCCGAATGGGGGCGGATCGCCGAGCGCAATCGCCACATCCAGTCCGAGTCGTTCATTGAGCCCGGGGTCGAACGGGGCAGGTATGAAGAAGGATCTTGA
- a CDS encoding ribosome assembly factor SBDS: MISLDEAVTARLESHGARFEVLVDPDAALAIKRGEFDGDLEDVIAAEDVFEDASRGDRPAENDLEKVFDTTEPLEIIPEVIKEGEIQITAEQRREMQEQKRRQLIDTITRNAVNPQMDNAPHPPERIENALEEAGFTVDPMEPVESQVDDALDDLRPVIPIRFEEVTVAVQIPAEHAGSAQAKIRQFGDLEREEWQSDGSWIGVLTFPAGLQNEFYDVVNEHTSGEAETEIIKDKDDIKTR, encoded by the coding sequence ATGATATCACTCGACGAGGCGGTGACGGCGCGACTCGAGTCCCACGGGGCGCGCTTCGAAGTCCTCGTAGATCCGGACGCGGCACTGGCGATCAAACGCGGCGAGTTCGACGGGGACCTCGAGGACGTTATCGCCGCCGAAGACGTCTTCGAGGACGCCTCGCGGGGCGATCGGCCGGCCGAGAACGACCTCGAGAAGGTCTTCGATACGACCGAGCCCCTCGAGATCATCCCCGAGGTGATCAAAGAGGGAGAAATTCAGATCACGGCCGAGCAGCGCCGCGAGATGCAAGAACAGAAGCGCCGGCAACTGATCGACACGATTACGCGCAACGCGGTCAACCCGCAGATGGACAACGCGCCCCACCCGCCCGAGCGCATCGAGAACGCGCTCGAGGAGGCGGGCTTTACGGTCGATCCGATGGAACCGGTCGAAAGTCAGGTCGACGACGCGCTGGACGACCTGCGGCCGGTCATCCCGATCCGGTTCGAGGAGGTGACGGTCGCCGTACAGATCCCCGCCGAGCACGCGGGTAGCGCGCAGGCAAAGATCCGGCAGTTCGGCGATCTCGAGCGCGAGGAGTGGCAGTCCGACGGCTCGTGGATCGGCGTGCTCACGTTCCCCGCGGGGCTGCAAAACGAGTTCTACGACGTCGTCAACGAGCACACGAGCGGCGAAGCGGAGACGGAGATCATCAAGGACAAGGACGACATCAAGACGCGATAG
- the tbsP gene encoding transcriptional regulator TbsP, with protein MTSNLLNHQIDDILESILTDASGDIYMVNPSRDAIEEFVGVATGFDGTLPTVHMLADERTLKEVMDDFIVASNAADLISEDALALRTLEEAPENSLVITEDRIVAIVHAGDRVGGLITDDESFVEDTYDTYAERWEAASTYNLRTPPISDVRETLSEEISPEAEADFTAILDSLETARGDGDGLDEVTISLLVAAKNEALLYDISKWGEDVGIASKATFSRTKTKLEDMGLIDTEKVPIDVGRPRLRLKIGDERLQEADNGQLATVAQSILN; from the coding sequence ATGACCTCGAATTTACTCAATCACCAGATTGACGATATCCTCGAGTCCATCCTAACGGACGCGAGTGGGGACATTTACATGGTCAATCCGTCCCGGGATGCGATCGAGGAGTTCGTCGGCGTTGCGACCGGTTTCGACGGCACGTTGCCGACGGTGCACATGCTCGCCGACGAGCGGACGCTGAAGGAAGTGATGGACGACTTCATCGTCGCCTCGAACGCGGCCGACCTCATCAGCGAGGACGCCCTCGCCCTGCGGACGCTCGAGGAGGCGCCCGAGAACTCGCTGGTCATCACTGAGGATCGGATCGTCGCGATCGTCCACGCCGGCGACCGCGTCGGCGGGCTCATCACGGACGACGAGAGTTTCGTCGAGGACACCTACGACACCTACGCCGAGCGCTGGGAGGCAGCCTCGACGTACAACCTCCGGACGCCGCCGATCTCGGACGTCCGCGAAACGCTGTCCGAGGAGATCAGCCCCGAGGCCGAGGCCGACTTCACCGCGATCTTGGACTCGCTCGAGACGGCCCGCGGCGACGGGGACGGCCTCGACGAGGTCACGATCTCGCTGCTTGTCGCCGCCAAGAACGAAGCGCTGCTGTACGACATCAGCAAGTGGGGCGAGGACGTCGGTATCGCCTCGAAAGCGACGTTCAGCCGGACGAAGACTAAACTCGAAGACATGGGCCTGATCGACACCGAGAAGGTCCCGATCGACGTCGGCCGCCCGCGCCTGCGTCTGAAGATCGGCGACGAGCGCCTGCAGGAAGCGGATAACGGCCAACTCGCGACGGTGGCACAGTCCATCCTCAACTAG
- a CDS encoding DUF7117 family protein: MKIRGERECKECGTRWSYYETGSIGCPACGSIRSVGIDERTEHTDLQVAFDLTAVRSDIDDVPTDDLAERAQEHCRDYVRRRGFVNAGQLRDLDDTYLAATELLHVADIVAREIQLDDREELYFLSLLRDADDGQRPPVEEVPTTLRTARGLAYANAVREYRRDVRTWVDERDRDLTTSERTALETLGEHVKRIRMLDGDIESRTAEQLIDATRDLANGLRGDELAFGRAQDRLEGLEFTAVE, translated from the coding sequence ATGAAGATCAGGGGCGAGCGCGAGTGCAAGGAGTGTGGGACTCGCTGGTCGTACTACGAAACCGGCAGCATCGGCTGTCCCGCCTGCGGCAGCATCCGCAGCGTCGGAATCGACGAGCGAACTGAGCACACCGACCTGCAGGTTGCCTTCGATTTGACGGCGGTCCGCAGCGACATCGATGACGTCCCGACCGACGACCTCGCGGAACGTGCACAGGAACACTGCCGGGACTACGTCCGACGCCGCGGGTTCGTCAACGCCGGCCAGCTTCGCGACCTCGACGATACCTACCTCGCCGCGACCGAACTGCTCCACGTCGCAGACATCGTCGCGCGCGAAATCCAACTCGACGACCGCGAGGAATTGTACTTTCTCTCCCTGCTTCGCGACGCCGACGACGGCCAGCGTCCGCCCGTCGAGGAGGTACCGACCACACTCCGGACGGCCCGCGGACTCGCCTACGCCAACGCCGTCCGCGAGTACCGCCGCGACGTCCGCACCTGGGTCGACGAACGCGATCGGGACCTCACCACGAGCGAGCGCACCGCCCTCGAGACGCTCGGCGAACACGTCAAACGGATCCGGATGCTCGACGGCGATATCGAGTCCCGAACCGCCGAGCAGTTGATCGACGCGACCCGCGATCTGGCCAACGGCCTCCGGGGCGACGAACTGGCGTTCGGGCGGGCGCAGGACCGACTCGAGGGTCTCGAGTTCACGGCGGTCGAGTAG
- a CDS encoding Rpp14/Pop5 family protein, translating into MKHLPKHLRPRWRYLAVGLETWPDESIDRRVFQREVWYAGQNLLGDPGSADADLSVVRFEFTDGIGEAIIKVRRGETEPARAAIACIDEIDGAAVGIRVRGISGTIRAAEEKYLGRRGQVSEERNVVFGNEERVAVVRNEVADVRLEESFAGATDLDYDYDSDLA; encoded by the coding sequence ATGAAGCACCTCCCGAAACACCTCCGGCCCCGGTGGCGCTACCTCGCCGTCGGACTCGAGACGTGGCCCGACGAGTCGATCGACCGGCGGGTGTTCCAGCGGGAGGTGTGGTACGCGGGCCAGAACCTGCTGGGCGATCCGGGGAGCGCGGACGCCGATCTGAGCGTCGTTCGGTTCGAGTTTACGGACGGAATCGGTGAGGCGATTATCAAAGTCCGTCGCGGCGAGACCGAACCGGCCCGCGCGGCGATCGCCTGTATCGACGAGATAGACGGTGCTGCCGTCGGAATTCGGGTCCGCGGTATCAGTGGCACGATCCGTGCCGCTGAAGAAAAGTATTTAGGTCGACGCGGGCAAGTTTCCGAGGAGAGAAACGTCGTGTTCGGGAACGAGGAGCGGGTCGCCGTCGTGCGAAACGAAGTCGCCGACGTGCGACTCGAGGAGTCGTTCGCGGGTGCGACAGACCTCGATTACGACTACGATTCAGATTTAGCGTGA
- a CDS encoding methyltransferase domain-containing protein, which translates to MTDPLGRAVRDHYRGERSEPLLDRDGNDVREHRIEEWYFGDHESGAWRDQWIEGPVLDMGAGAGRDALYYQERYETVAIEVSERLVETMRDRGVEDARRGDMFALREQFDRDRFRSAHAIGTQIGLAGSMAGVREFLVDLAHVTTPDATAVLDNYAPELEATSDAFAYREDPTPGLAYRVYHLVYEDAVSETLLFRLFSVDRLREATIGTPWEVVATNYGDAQWRAALEKA; encoded by the coding sequence ATGACGGACCCACTCGGTCGCGCCGTCCGCGACCACTACCGAGGCGAGCGATCGGAACCGCTGCTCGACCGCGATGGCAACGACGTGCGCGAGCACCGGATCGAGGAGTGGTACTTCGGCGACCACGAGTCGGGCGCATGGCGGGACCAGTGGATCGAGGGACCGGTTCTCGATATGGGCGCCGGTGCGGGACGTGACGCGCTCTACTACCAGGAGCGGTACGAGACCGTCGCGATCGAGGTCAGCGAGCGCCTCGTCGAGACGATGCGCGACCGCGGCGTCGAGGACGCCCGCCGCGGGGACATGTTCGCGCTCCGCGAGCAGTTCGACCGCGACCGGTTCCGGTCGGCGCACGCGATCGGTACGCAGATCGGGTTAGCCGGATCGATGGCGGGCGTTCGCGAGTTCCTCGTCGATCTCGCACACGTGACGACGCCCGACGCGACCGCCGTCCTCGACAACTACGCGCCCGAACTCGAGGCCACGAGCGACGCCTTCGCCTACCGCGAGGATCCGACGCCGGGGCTCGCCTACCGGGTCTACCACCTCGTCTACGAGGACGCGGTCAGTGAGACGCTGCTCTTTCGACTCTTCAGCGTCGATCGGCTCCGCGAGGCGACGATCGGCACGCCCTGGGAAGTCGTCGCGACGAACTACGGGGACGCGCAGTGGCGCGCAGCGCTCGAGAAGGCGTAA
- a CDS encoding class I SAM-dependent methyltransferase: protein MKKDLEDHAARFDEKASEYDESKSDEYRACANLVIEHAAPESTDVVLDLGTGTGAIALPLAEDAERVVGRDISEGMMEEAQRKADEEGLENLEFDYGTFREPEYDDAVDVVTSNFAMHHLSDDEKREAISVIADLEPRKFVLGDVMFFGEPDPAEPFYSPEVDDPATVGDLADAFTDAGFSLTAVERVHDQVGVLVAERTPAAESDAEAVESDE, encoded by the coding sequence ATGAAGAAGGATCTTGAGGACCACGCCGCCCGGTTCGACGAGAAAGCCAGCGAGTACGACGAGTCCAAGTCGGACGAGTACCGCGCCTGCGCGAACCTCGTGATCGAACACGCCGCCCCCGAGTCGACGGACGTCGTCCTCGACCTCGGCACCGGAACCGGCGCCATCGCGCTCCCGCTCGCCGAGGACGCCGAGCGGGTCGTCGGCCGCGACATCAGCGAGGGCATGATGGAGGAAGCCCAGCGGAAGGCCGACGAGGAGGGCCTCGAGAACCTCGAGTTCGACTACGGTACCTTCCGCGAACCGGAGTACGACGACGCGGTCGACGTCGTTACCTCGAACTTCGCGATGCACCACCTCTCGGACGACGAGAAGCGCGAGGCGATTTCGGTCATCGCCGACCTCGAGCCGCGCAAGTTCGTCCTCGGGGACGTGATGTTCTTCGGCGAACCAGACCCGGCGGAACCGTTCTACTCGCCCGAGGTCGACGATCCGGCGACGGTCGGCGACCTCGCGGACGCCTTTACTGACGCCGGCTTTTCGCTGACGGCCGTCGAGCGCGTCCACGACCAGGTCGGGGTGCTCGTCGCCGAGCGGACGCCGGCGGCCGAGTCCGACGCTGAGGCCGTCGAAAGCGACGAATGA
- the psmA gene encoding archaeal proteasome endopeptidase complex subunit alpha, whose translation MQGQAQQQAYDRGITIFSPDGRLYQVEYAREAVKRGTASIGVRTQDGVVLAVDKRVPSPLLEDSSVEKIHKADDHIGIASAGHVADARQLIDFARRQTQVNQLRYGEPIGVETLTKEVTDHIQQYTQVGGARPFGVALIVGGIENGEPRLFETDPSGTPYEWKALAVGADRSDLQDYLEQNYDEEADLDGGIQLALDALASVNDGSLLPSEVGLATVDVETEEFEQFDQDKIATHLEENDLLGSEEEEETDE comes from the coding sequence ATGCAGGGACAAGCCCAACAGCAGGCGTACGACCGCGGCATCACGATCTTCTCACCGGACGGTCGACTCTACCAGGTCGAGTACGCCCGTGAGGCGGTCAAGCGAGGAACAGCAAGCATCGGTGTGCGGACCCAGGACGGCGTCGTACTCGCCGTCGACAAGCGCGTCCCGTCGCCGCTGCTCGAGGACTCGAGCGTCGAGAAAATTCACAAGGCCGACGACCACATCGGCATCGCCAGCGCCGGCCACGTCGCCGACGCCCGCCAGCTGATCGACTTCGCGCGTCGCCAGACGCAGGTCAACCAGCTGCGCTACGGCGAGCCCATCGGCGTCGAGACGCTGACCAAGGAAGTCACCGACCACATCCAGCAGTACACCCAGGTCGGCGGCGCCCGCCCGTTCGGCGTCGCGCTGATCGTCGGCGGCATCGAGAACGGCGAGCCGCGCCTCTTCGAGACCGACCCGTCGGGGACCCCCTACGAGTGGAAGGCCCTGGCCGTCGGCGCCGACCGCAGCGACCTCCAGGACTACCTCGAGCAGAACTACGACGAGGAAGCCGACTTAGACGGCGGCATCCAGCTCGCGCTGGACGCGCTCGCGTCGGTCAACGACGGCTCCCTGCTTCCGAGCGAAGTCGGGCTGGCGACCGTCGACGTCGAGACGGAGGAATTCGAGCAGTTCGACCAGGACAAGATCGCGACCCACCTCGAAGAGAACGACCTCCTCGGCAGCGAGGAGGAAGAAGAAACCGACGAGTAA
- the glyA gene encoding serine hydroxymethyltransferase, which yields MEHDHVREVDPDVADALENEVDRQRSTLQMIASENHASEAVIDAQGSALTNKYAEGYPGERYYGGCEFADDVEELAIERATELFGAEHVNVQPHAGTQANQAVYFAMLEPGDKILSLDLNHGGHLSHGHPANFTGQLYEVEQYEVDPETGYIDYESLAEHAAEFDPDIIVSGYSAYPREIEWERIQDVADDVDALHLADIAHITGLVAAGVHPSPVGVADFVTGSTHKTIRAGRGGIVMCDEEYADDIDSAVFPGGQGGPLMHNIAGKAVGFKEALQPEFEDYAEQTVANAKALGESLSEHGFSLVSGGTDNHLVLVDLRESHPDTSGGDAEEALEEAGIVLNGNTVPGETRSPFDPSGIRAGTPALTTRGFDEDDCRKVGDLIARVIDNLEDEEVIAEVREEVEELCEANPLYE from the coding sequence ATGGAACACGACCACGTTCGGGAGGTCGATCCCGACGTCGCCGACGCGCTCGAGAACGAGGTCGACCGCCAGCGGTCGACGCTGCAGATGATCGCCAGCGAGAACCACGCCAGCGAGGCCGTCATCGACGCCCAGGGGAGCGCCCTGACGAACAAGTACGCCGAGGGCTACCCCGGCGAGCGCTACTACGGCGGCTGCGAGTTCGCCGACGACGTCGAGGAACTCGCGATCGAGCGCGCGACGGAGCTGTTCGGCGCCGAGCACGTCAACGTTCAGCCCCACGCCGGCACGCAGGCCAACCAAGCCGTCTACTTCGCGATGCTCGAGCCCGGCGATAAGATCCTGTCGCTGGATCTGAACCACGGCGGCCACCTGAGCCACGGCCACCCCGCGAACTTCACGGGCCAGCTCTACGAGGTCGAGCAGTACGAGGTCGACCCCGAGACGGGCTACATCGACTACGAGAGCCTCGCGGAGCACGCCGCGGAATTCGACCCCGACATCATCGTCTCGGGCTACTCCGCGTACCCCCGCGAGATCGAGTGGGAGCGCATTCAGGACGTCGCCGACGACGTCGACGCGCTCCACCTCGCGGACATCGCCCACATCACCGGCCTCGTGGCGGCGGGCGTCCACCCCTCGCCAGTTGGCGTCGCCGACTTCGTCACCGGCTCGACCCACAAGACGATCCGCGCGGGCCGCGGCGGCATCGTCATGTGCGACGAGGAGTACGCCGACGACATCGACTCGGCGGTCTTCCCCGGCGGCCAGGGCGGCCCGCTGATGCACAACATCGCCGGCAAGGCGGTCGGCTTCAAGGAAGCGCTCCAGCCCGAATTCGAGGACTACGCCGAGCAGACCGTCGCGAACGCGAAGGCCCTGGGCGAGTCGCTGTCCGAGCACGGCTTCTCGCTGGTCTCGGGCGGCACCGACAACCACCTCGTGCTGGTCGACCTGCGCGAGAGCCACCCCGACACCTCCGGCGGCGACGCCGAGGAGGCGCTCGAGGAGGCCGGCATCGTCCTCAACGGGAACACGGTCCCCGGCGAGACGCGCTCGCCGTTCGACCCGAGCGGCATCCGCGCCGGGACGCCGGCGCTGACGACCCGCGGCTTCGACGAGGACGACTGCCGCAAGGTCGGCGACCTCATCGCCCGCGTGATCGACAACCTCGAGGACGAAGAGGTCATCGCCGAGGTCCGCGAGGAAGTCGAGGAACTCTGCGAAGCGAACCCGCTGTACGAGTAA
- the folD gene encoding bifunctional methylenetetrahydrofolate dehydrogenase/methenyltetrahydrofolate cyclohydrolase FolD, with the protein MSESETETETETEIIDGNAVASQIREDLTDAIETLADAGARPGLATVLMGDDPASETYVNMKQRDCEEVGIESYHVDVDGDAPPETLYDEIADLNENDDVHGYIVQAPVPDHVDYREVIRRVDPAKDVDGFHPENVGRLVAGDARFRPCTPHGVQKLLEAADVETEGKDVTIVGRSDIVGKPLANLLIQKAEDGNATVTVCHSRTDDLAEKTRSADIVVAAAGVPELVDGSMIGEGAVVIDVGVNRVDADNEKGYELVGDVEFESAKEKASAITPVPGGVGPMTRAMLLYNTVKAASLQEDIDVDLP; encoded by the coding sequence ATGAGCGAGAGCGAAACCGAAACCGAGACCGAGACCGAGATCATCGACGGCAACGCCGTCGCGAGCCAGATTCGCGAAGACCTGACCGACGCCATCGAGACGCTCGCCGACGCGGGCGCGCGACCGGGGCTGGCGACGGTGCTGATGGGCGACGACCCCGCCAGCGAGACCTACGTGAACATGAAACAGCGCGACTGCGAGGAGGTCGGCATCGAGAGCTACCACGTCGACGTCGACGGCGACGCCCCGCCGGAGACGCTGTACGACGAAATCGCCGATCTCAACGAGAACGACGACGTCCACGGCTACATCGTCCAAGCACCCGTCCCGGACCACGTCGACTACCGCGAGGTCATCCGCCGAGTCGACCCCGCGAAGGACGTCGACGGCTTCCACCCCGAGAACGTCGGCCGGCTGGTCGCTGGCGACGCTCGCTTCCGCCCCTGCACGCCCCACGGCGTCCAGAAACTGCTCGAGGCCGCGGACGTCGAGACCGAGGGCAAGGACGTGACGATCGTCGGCCGCTCCGATATCGTCGGCAAACCGCTGGCGAACCTGCTGATCCAGAAGGCCGAAGACGGCAACGCGACGGTGACGGTCTGTCACTCCCGCACGGACGACCTCGCCGAGAAGACTCGCAGCGCCGACATCGTCGTCGCCGCGGCCGGCGTGCCGGAACTGGTCGACGGCTCGATGATCGGCGAGGGCGCGGTCGTGATCGACGTGGGCGTCAACCGCGTCGACGCCGATAACGAGAAAGGGTACGAACTGGTCGGCGACGTCGAGTTCGAGAGCGCGAAGGAAAAGGCGAGCGCGATCACGCCGGTCCCCGGCGGCGTCGGTCCGATGACCCGCGCAATGTTGCTCTACAACACGGTCAAGGCCGCGAGCCTGCAGGAAGATATCGACGTCGACCTGCCCTGA